Proteins from a single region of Sphaerochaeta globosa str. Buddy:
- a CDS encoding cache domain-containing sensor histidine kinase: MNSKPYFWRNRTLFGRLLIYFLIVLIVPLGLFSAYYALIRGRNQERYLTEQTMNLVITDAAKVSSVLESYRHKAYQLSTDPLIVRIMEEDKLDANSHESRDLYQLLFSVMRGDTYLASANIVSNAGRVRVSTHTFPEVYDLRYHGNDWDMNSIISQNANISPTASIVSIRGHRMAENGRQVVASILRRIYDSEGTNLGYLVIDIFAEALSSLVNTERLLSDVLLIDNRDFYATSLVHTDHYGTFDKFPALSQLKGDYSRRTMQTGSSIVSLLPIQGTNLHLAGSVSAAPFQESLDRLLYAFTLTMAVGTLLAMGLSFLFSRSIAQPIRDLAYRMGEVERGNLQTKEVKSRIWEFAQLEHSFNIMVKQIVSLLELTREEQEKLSEAERKALESQMNPHFLFNTLNTIKALARLHGEEDIYTITVKLGKLLRSTIDNHESECTLEQSMALIDSYLTIQRLRFGSKLKVQTYLDPSCASIKTPKLIIQPLVENAIIHGLEPKTGEWTLSVRIVKLSSRVFITIEDNGVGFAKGTLPDDLDELANSTHVGVYNVYRRLFLTYGKQMTFSLTSKVGEGTTVNISFPDDSKERK, translated from the coding sequence ATGAATAGCAAGCCTTACTTCTGGAGAAACCGAACGCTCTTCGGAAGACTACTCATCTACTTCCTGATCGTCCTCATAGTCCCGCTCGGCCTCTTTTCTGCCTATTATGCACTAATCAGGGGAAGAAACCAAGAGAGGTACCTTACCGAGCAGACAATGAATCTCGTTATCACCGATGCGGCCAAGGTTTCCTCGGTCCTGGAAAGCTACCGACACAAGGCGTATCAACTCTCCACCGACCCTCTCATTGTACGCATCATGGAAGAGGACAAGCTGGATGCAAACTCACATGAAAGCCGAGACCTCTACCAACTGCTGTTCAGCGTCATGCGCGGCGATACCTATCTCGCAAGCGCCAATATTGTCAGCAATGCAGGTCGGGTGCGGGTAAGCACGCACACCTTCCCCGAAGTATATGATCTGCGCTACCACGGAAACGACTGGGATATGAACTCAATCATCAGCCAGAATGCCAATATTTCCCCTACTGCAAGTATCGTCAGCATCCGGGGCCACCGGATGGCAGAGAACGGCAGACAGGTGGTTGCCTCAATTTTACGGCGGATCTATGACAGCGAGGGGACCAACCTTGGATACCTGGTCATTGACATCTTTGCCGAAGCCCTGAGCAGCCTGGTAAATACTGAACGGTTGCTCAGTGATGTGCTTTTGATCGACAACCGAGACTTCTACGCCACAAGCCTTGTACACACCGATCACTATGGGACCTTTGACAAATTCCCCGCCTTATCGCAACTCAAAGGAGATTACTCGCGTAGGACCATGCAGACAGGATCCTCGATAGTTTCCCTACTACCCATCCAAGGGACAAATTTGCATCTGGCAGGAAGTGTCAGTGCCGCCCCCTTCCAGGAAAGTCTGGACCGGCTTCTGTATGCATTCACCCTCACCATGGCAGTAGGAACCCTGCTGGCTATGGGACTTTCCTTCCTCTTCTCGCGCTCAATAGCCCAACCTATCCGGGATCTTGCCTATCGTATGGGAGAGGTGGAACGGGGCAACCTGCAAACCAAGGAAGTCAAGAGCAGGATTTGGGAGTTCGCCCAGCTCGAACACTCCTTCAATATCATGGTCAAGCAGATCGTAAGCCTGCTCGAACTCACCCGTGAAGAGCAGGAAAAACTCAGCGAAGCCGAACGCAAGGCTCTGGAAAGCCAGATGAATCCGCACTTCCTGTTCAATACGCTCAATACCATCAAAGCACTTGCACGACTGCATGGAGAAGAGGACATCTACACCATAACCGTGAAGCTGGGCAAACTGTTGCGTTCCACGATCGACAACCATGAGAGTGAATGCACCCTCGAACAGAGCATGGCCCTCATCGACTCCTACCTTACCATCCAGCGATTGCGTTTTGGCTCGAAACTAAAGGTACAGACGTACCTCGATCCCAGCTGTGCCTCGATCAAGACCCCGAAGCTCATCATCCAACCGTTGGTGGAAAATGCCATCATCCACGGTCTTGAGCCAAAAACCGGAGAGTGGACGCTCTCGGTGCGAATAGTAAAACTCTCCAGCCGTGTTTTCATCACCATCGAGGATAATGGCGTAGGATTTGCTAAGGGAACACTGCCTGACGACCTTGATGAACTTGCCAACTCGACACACGTTGGTGTATACAATGTATATAGGAGATTGTTCCTTACCTATGGTAAGCAGATGACCTTTTCGCTGACCAGCAAGGTCGGTGAAGGTACGACGGTGAACATATCATTCCCGGACGACTCAAAAGAGAGGAAATAA
- the ilvN gene encoding acetolactate synthase small subunit produces MNSSENRYTLAILVNNQPGVLMRVVSLFSRRGYNIDSLSVGETEKEDVSRITIVVSGDRPVVEQIKKQVGKLIDVKRVYEMTQTRSLQRELVMVKVSTKSESRSQVVELAQIFKAKIIDVTAMTVSLEMTGSLDKIQSFLDLMMPYGIVEMARTGITALERGSRALSSISYSEDEV; encoded by the coding sequence ATGAATAGTTCAGAAAACCGCTACACACTGGCCATCCTGGTCAACAACCAACCTGGTGTGTTGATGCGCGTCGTCTCCCTCTTTTCCCGCAGGGGCTACAATATCGACAGCCTTTCGGTTGGCGAGACTGAAAAAGAGGATGTCAGCCGAATCACCATCGTGGTCAGCGGCGACCGTCCGGTAGTCGAGCAGATAAAAAAACAGGTGGGCAAGCTTATCGACGTCAAACGGGTCTATGAAATGACCCAGACGCGCAGCCTGCAGCGTGAATTGGTCATGGTCAAGGTTTCGACCAAGAGCGAAAGCCGCTCGCAGGTAGTGGAGCTGGCCCAAATCTTCAAGGCGAAAATCATCGATGTCACCGCTATGACGGTGTCCCTGGAGATGACCGGAAGCTTGGATAAGATCCAATCCTTCCTCGATCTCATGATGCCGTACGGCATTGTCGAAATGGCCAGAACGGGTATTACGGCTCTGGAGCGTGGCTCGCGCGCTCTCAGTTCGATCAGTTACAGCGAGGATGAAGTTTGA
- the ilvC gene encoding ketol-acid reductoisomerase → MSTMYYDSQADLQKLDGKKVAIIGYGSQGHAHALNLHESGVDVVVGLYKGSKSWAIAEEAGLQVATVEEASAMAQVIMLLLPDEKQAKIYRESVEANLSAGKYLAFAHGFNIHFGQIKPPADVNVIMIAPKGPGHTVRTQFQEGKGVPSLIAIHQDPSGDSRDIALAYAKGLGAGRAGIFETSFKEETETDLFGEQAVLCGGVSALIKAGFDTLVEAGYQPEMAYFECCHEMKLIVDLINQGGLSYMRYSISDTAEYGDYITGSKIITDDTKKAMKNVLTDIQEGTFARNWLLENQVNRPYFNAKKRIESESLLEKTGQKLRSLMSWLKK, encoded by the coding sequence ATGAGCACAATGTATTATGATTCACAGGCAGATCTCCAAAAGCTTGATGGAAAGAAGGTTGCCATCATCGGATATGGCAGCCAGGGACATGCACACGCACTGAACCTGCATGAGAGCGGGGTGGATGTGGTCGTCGGCTTGTACAAGGGCTCCAAGAGTTGGGCAATTGCAGAAGAAGCTGGACTACAGGTTGCAACGGTTGAGGAAGCGAGTGCCATGGCTCAGGTCATCATGCTCCTCCTTCCCGATGAAAAGCAGGCAAAGATCTACCGCGAGAGCGTGGAAGCGAACCTGAGTGCAGGCAAGTACCTTGCCTTCGCACACGGTTTCAACATCCATTTCGGCCAGATTAAACCCCCAGCCGATGTGAACGTAATCATGATCGCTCCCAAAGGCCCCGGTCACACGGTTCGCACCCAGTTCCAGGAAGGAAAGGGTGTTCCCTCCCTGATCGCCATCCATCAGGATCCCAGCGGTGACTCACGTGACATCGCCCTCGCGTATGCAAAGGGTTTGGGTGCCGGTCGTGCAGGCATTTTCGAGACATCCTTCAAGGAAGAGACCGAAACCGACCTCTTCGGCGAGCAGGCTGTACTTTGCGGTGGTGTGAGCGCCCTGATCAAGGCCGGTTTCGATACCCTCGTAGAGGCTGGTTATCAGCCGGAAATGGCATACTTTGAGTGCTGCCACGAGATGAAGCTCATTGTCGACCTCATCAACCAGGGCGGCCTTTCCTACATGCGCTATTCCATCAGCGATACCGCTGAGTACGGCGATTACATTACCGGCAGCAAGATCATCACCGACGACACCAAGAAGGCGATGAAGAACGTATTGACTGATATTCAGGAAGGAACGTTCGCCCGCAACTGGCTCTTGGAGAATCAGGTGAATAGACCTTACTTCAATGCAAAGAAGCGGATCGAGAGTGAAAGCCTTTTGGAGAAGACCGGACAGAAGCTCCGTTCTTTGATGAGTTGGCTGAAGAAATAA
- a CDS encoding 2-isopropylmalate synthase, with protein MEKDRIYIFDTTLRDGEQAPGYSMNLDEKIRMALQLEALGVDILEAGFAIASPGDFASVQAISKELKQTVVASLSRALEKDIDAAWESVKYAKRPRIHTFLATSDLHLQYKLKMSREDALAKAKAMVAYARNLNDDVEFSLEDATRTDLDYMCRVVEAVIQAGANVVNLPDTVGYSTPDDMTRMVSAVMNRVPNIDKAIIAVHCHNDLGLAVANTLAGLKAGARQAECTMCGIGERAGNAALEELVMGIRTRSDEYPYSHNIKTEEIIRSSRLLTQITGVKPNPSKAIVGANAFAHESGIHQHGMMANSLTYEIMTPESVGVMNTSLVLGKHSGQHAFEKRIADLGYTLGKEEAIALFAEFKNLADRKKTITDRDIIALVENASQSTPIIWELDSFVVNSGNMMTSTACVTLRKGEKKFQEVACGTGPVYASLRAVEKIIRHPFSLEDYSLQAVTEHRDALGEVFVKISDGRGIYRGRGVSTDIIEASILSCLAAVNRMLDEKVAPSSGSLKPTSPTNFENDMLSTHSDKKKERSDA; from the coding sequence ATGGAAAAAGACAGAATCTATATCTTCGATACCACACTCAGAGACGGCGAACAGGCTCCAGGCTACAGCATGAACCTTGATGAAAAAATTCGCATGGCCCTACAGCTAGAGGCCCTGGGCGTGGATATCCTGGAAGCTGGGTTTGCCATAGCGTCCCCCGGCGATTTTGCCAGCGTGCAGGCGATCAGCAAGGAGCTCAAGCAGACGGTGGTCGCCTCCCTTTCACGAGCATTGGAAAAGGATATCGATGCTGCGTGGGAGTCCGTCAAGTATGCCAAGCGGCCCAGGATTCATACCTTTCTGGCTACCAGCGACCTGCATCTGCAGTACAAGCTGAAGATGAGCCGTGAGGATGCCCTTGCAAAAGCAAAGGCAATGGTTGCGTATGCACGCAACCTGAATGACGACGTTGAATTCTCCCTGGAAGATGCCACCCGGACCGATTTGGACTATATGTGCAGGGTGGTGGAAGCAGTCATTCAAGCAGGGGCGAATGTAGTAAATCTGCCCGATACTGTAGGATACTCCACTCCCGATGACATGACCCGTATGGTCAGTGCTGTTATGAACAGAGTGCCGAACATCGACAAGGCCATTATTGCCGTACACTGTCACAACGACCTCGGCTTGGCGGTTGCCAATACCCTTGCCGGATTGAAAGCCGGTGCCAGGCAGGCGGAGTGCACGATGTGTGGTATTGGTGAACGGGCGGGAAATGCTGCATTGGAAGAGCTGGTGATGGGTATCCGTACCCGTAGCGATGAGTATCCTTACAGCCACAACATCAAGACCGAGGAAATCATCCGATCCTCACGCCTGCTCACCCAGATCACCGGCGTTAAGCCGAATCCTTCAAAAGCCATCGTCGGTGCCAATGCCTTTGCCCATGAGAGCGGTATTCACCAACACGGTATGATGGCCAACAGCCTCACCTATGAAATCATGACCCCTGAAAGCGTCGGTGTGATGAACACCAGTTTGGTGCTGGGAAAGCACAGCGGTCAGCACGCCTTTGAGAAGCGCATTGCAGACCTTGGCTATACGCTGGGTAAAGAGGAAGCCATAGCCCTCTTCGCCGAATTCAAGAACCTTGCCGACCGCAAGAAGACCATTACCGATCGCGACATCATTGCTTTGGTGGAGAACGCAAGCCAGAGCACACCGATCATCTGGGAACTGGACAGTTTTGTGGTCAACAGCGGCAATATGATGACCAGTACCGCCTGCGTCACCCTGCGTAAGGGTGAGAAAAAGTTCCAGGAAGTGGCCTGCGGAACCGGCCCGGTGTATGCTTCTTTGAGGGCAGTGGAGAAAATCATCCGCCATCCCTTCAGTCTTGAGGACTACAGCCTGCAGGCCGTGACCGAGCATCGCGATGCCCTTGGCGAAGTCTTTGTGAAGATCAGCGATGGAAGGGGCATCTATCGCGGAAGAGGCGTGAGTACCGACATCATCGAGGCTTCCATCCTTTCCTGTCTTGCAGCGGTGAACCGCATGCTTGACGAAAAGGTTGCTCCTAGCAGTGGAAGCCTGAAGCCGACCAGTCCTACGAATTTTGAGAATGACATGCTCAGCACGCACTCCGACAAGAAAAAGGAGAGAAGCGATGCGTAA
- the cimA gene encoding citramalate synthase — MRKIALFDSTLRDGSQAEGISFSVEDKLKIVQALDTLGVAYIEAGNPGSNPKDLEFFFRSKELTLQHSKLVAFGSTRRRNTKAEEDPNLKSLVNAGTSYVAIFGKSWDFHVTDIIRTTLEENLSMIEDSIRFITESGSEVFFDAEHYFDGYLSNKEYALDSLRAALRGGATTLVLCETRGGLISSEVKRITQETMALFPGVDFGIHTHDDVGCAVASSIAAVEAGVVQVQGTLLGFGERCGNANLASVAGILGTKLGCDCLCGENLERLTSVCRRVAEVANVRIAGSSPFIGKSAFAHKGGMHIDGVQKNPLSFEHIDPMEVGNERRLLMSEVAGRALMLKRIARIAPNLDKDDPVTVSLMDELKHLESEGYQFEGAESSFDLVIRRHLKMYRPYFSLVHYQTIGSSPYADPHSDATHAAVVKVKVKGESAITAAEGEGPVNALDRALRKVLEQFYPTLKSVYLTDYKVRVLDSAGATASKVRVLIESSDGKQSWSTIGVSKDIIEASWFALSDSIEYKLIADGVEPSGE; from the coding sequence ATGCGTAAGATTGCACTGTTTGACTCCACCCTGCGCGATGGCAGCCAAGCGGAGGGAATAAGCTTTTCCGTTGAGGACAAGCTCAAGATTGTCCAGGCTCTCGACACCTTGGGTGTTGCATACATCGAGGCGGGAAATCCCGGCTCGAATCCGAAGGATTTGGAGTTTTTCTTCCGATCCAAGGAGTTGACGCTGCAGCACTCCAAACTGGTTGCCTTCGGTTCCACCCGAAGAAGGAATACCAAAGCCGAGGAAGATCCGAATCTGAAGAGCCTGGTCAATGCAGGCACCTCCTACGTTGCCATTTTCGGCAAGAGCTGGGACTTTCATGTGACGGATATCATCCGTACCACGCTTGAGGAAAACCTTTCGATGATTGAGGACTCGATCCGATTCATCACCGAAAGCGGTTCTGAGGTGTTTTTCGATGCAGAGCACTATTTCGATGGGTACCTTTCCAACAAGGAGTATGCCCTCGATTCCCTTCGTGCAGCCCTTCGCGGTGGTGCTACGACGCTGGTTCTCTGTGAAACACGAGGGGGCCTTATCAGCTCCGAGGTGAAACGGATTACCCAGGAGACGATGGCTTTGTTTCCCGGTGTTGATTTCGGCATTCACACCCACGACGACGTTGGTTGTGCCGTAGCTTCCTCGATTGCCGCCGTGGAGGCGGGTGTGGTCCAGGTGCAGGGCACCCTGCTGGGTTTCGGGGAGCGATGCGGAAATGCCAACCTTGCTTCGGTTGCAGGAATCCTGGGAACCAAATTGGGCTGCGACTGCCTGTGCGGTGAGAACCTGGAACGATTGACAAGTGTATGCCGCAGGGTGGCGGAAGTTGCCAATGTACGCATTGCAGGTAGTTCCCCTTTCATAGGCAAAAGTGCTTTCGCCCACAAAGGCGGTATGCATATCGATGGAGTGCAGAAGAATCCGCTCTCCTTCGAGCATATTGATCCGATGGAAGTCGGCAATGAACGCAGGCTTTTGATGAGCGAAGTGGCCGGTAGGGCTCTGATGCTCAAGCGCATTGCCCGTATTGCCCCGAATTTGGATAAGGATGATCCGGTCACCGTCAGCCTGATGGATGAGCTGAAGCATCTTGAATCAGAAGGCTATCAATTCGAGGGCGCCGAAAGCTCCTTTGACTTGGTGATCAGAAGGCATCTGAAAATGTACCGCCCCTATTTCAGCCTGGTGCATTACCAGACCATCGGAAGCAGTCCCTATGCCGACCCGCACAGCGATGCAACCCATGCTGCAGTGGTAAAGGTGAAGGTGAAAGGCGAAAGTGCCATCACAGCCGCCGAGGGTGAAGGTCCGGTCAACGCACTGGACCGGGCACTGAGAAAAGTGCTTGAGCAATTCTATCCGACGCTCAAGAGTGTGTACCTTACGGACTACAAAGTACGGGTGCTCGACTCTGCAGGTGCCACCGCTTCAAAGGTCAGGGTTCTCATTGAATCCTCCGACGGCAAGCAGAGCTGGTCCACCATCGGGGTGAGCAAGGACATCATCGAGGCAAGCTGGTTTGCACTCAGTGATAGTATTGAATATAAATTAATCGCAGATGGCGTTGAGCCATCGGGCGAATGA
- the leuC gene encoding 3-isopropylmalate dehydratase large subunit: protein MGMTMTQKILAHHANMESVRPGQLIMADLDMVLGNDITAPVAINEFPKFGKQTVFDKDKVALVPDHFSPNKDIKAAEQCKCLRDFANDHEITNYFDVGQMGIEHALLPEKGLVGAGDLVIGADSHTCTYGALGAFSTGVGSTDMACGMATGQAWFKVPSALKFNLKGKFNRYVSGKDLILHIIGMIGVDGALYQSMEFTGEGVANLTIDDRFTVANMAIEAGAKNGIFPVDDITLAYLKEHCRKEPVIYTADDDAHYETVFDIDLSTIKSTVSFPHLPSNTRTIDEVGEVRIDQVVIGSCTNGHISDLREAAAILKGKRVAKHVRALIFPATQKIWKQAMNEGLFDIFVDSGCAVSTPTCGPCLGGHMGILAAGERAVSTTNRNFVGRMGHVKSEVYLASPAVAAASAIAGYIADPNKVMEA from the coding sequence ATGGGTATGACGATGACACAGAAGATCCTGGCCCACCATGCCAACATGGAGTCTGTACGACCCGGTCAGTTGATTATGGCTGATCTTGACATGGTGCTCGGCAACGATATTACGGCCCCGGTGGCGATCAATGAGTTCCCGAAGTTCGGTAAACAGACCGTTTTTGACAAGGACAAGGTTGCCTTGGTTCCCGACCACTTCTCACCGAACAAGGATATCAAAGCCGCTGAGCAGTGCAAGTGCCTGCGTGATTTTGCCAATGATCACGAGATTACCAACTACTTTGATGTTGGGCAGATGGGAATCGAGCATGCCTTGCTTCCGGAAAAAGGCTTGGTCGGTGCTGGAGACCTTGTTATCGGCGCTGACAGCCATACCTGTACATACGGGGCCCTTGGTGCTTTTTCCACCGGTGTCGGCTCGACGGATATGGCCTGCGGCATGGCTACCGGCCAAGCTTGGTTCAAGGTTCCTTCGGCTCTCAAGTTCAACCTCAAAGGCAAGTTCAACCGTTACGTTTCCGGCAAGGATTTGATTCTGCACATCATCGGCATGATCGGTGTGGACGGGGCTTTGTACCAGAGCATGGAGTTCACCGGCGAAGGGGTGGCAAACCTGACCATCGACGACCGTTTCACGGTAGCCAACATGGCTATCGAGGCTGGTGCGAAGAATGGGATTTTCCCGGTGGATGACATAACGCTTGCGTACTTGAAAGAACATTGCCGTAAAGAACCGGTGATCTATACTGCCGATGACGATGCACACTATGAGACAGTCTTTGACATCGACCTTTCCACCATCAAGAGCACGGTGAGCTTTCCACACCTTCCTTCCAATACCCGAACCATCGATGAGGTGGGAGAGGTGAGGATCGACCAGGTTGTCATCGGTTCCTGCACCAACGGCCATATCAGCGACCTCAGGGAGGCTGCTGCGATACTCAAGGGTAAGAGGGTTGCCAAGCACGTACGTGCCCTGATTTTCCCGGCTACCCAGAAAATCTGGAAGCAGGCGATGAACGAAGGACTTTTTGATATTTTTGTAGACAGCGGCTGTGCTGTCTCCACTCCCACCTGCGGCCCTTGCCTGGGCGGACATATGGGAATCCTTGCCGCCGGCGAGCGGGCGGTGAGCACCACCAACCGTAACTTCGTGGGAAGAATGGGACATGTGAAGAGTGAAGTGTATCTGGCTAGCCCTGCAGTGGCTGCCGCCAGTGCTATCGCCGGGTATATTGCAGACCCGAACAAGGTTATGGAGGCGTAA
- the leuD gene encoding 3-isopropylmalate dehydratase small subunit: protein MQVQGSVFRYGDNVDTDVIIPARYLNTSNHKELAQHCMEDIDQDFIKQVKSGDIMVADKNFGCGSSREHAPIAIKESGISCVIARTFARIFYRNAINIGLPILECPEACDGIKAGDVVSVDFSSGTITNVTTKAVFHSEPFPPFMQDLIANGGLAGYIAKKGENL, encoded by the coding sequence ATGCAGGTACAAGGATCTGTATTCAGATATGGGGACAATGTTGACACCGATGTCATCATTCCGGCGAGGTACCTCAATACCTCCAATCACAAGGAACTGGCCCAGCATTGCATGGAGGATATCGACCAGGATTTCATCAAGCAGGTGAAAAGCGGCGATATCATGGTCGCAGACAAGAACTTTGGCTGCGGCTCAAGTCGTGAACATGCTCCTATTGCGATCAAGGAGAGCGGCATAAGCTGCGTCATCGCACGTACGTTTGCCCGCATTTTCTATCGCAATGCCATAAACATCGGCCTTCCCATCCTGGAGTGCCCCGAAGCCTGTGACGGAATAAAGGCCGGTGATGTGGTATCGGTTGATTTCTCCAGTGGCACCATCACCAATGTGACAACCAAGGCAGTGTTCCACAGTGAGCCCTTCCCTCCGTTCATGCAGGATTTGATCGCCAACGGCGGTCTGGCCGGCTACATCGCCAAGAAGGGGGAAAACCTATGA
- the leuB gene encoding 3-isopropylmalate dehydrogenase, with the protein MKKHIAVVSGDGIGPDIIREALKVLGAVGAKFGHTFTTSSYLAGGVALDAVGIPLPKETLEGCKNSDSVLLGAVGGPKWDTLASNLRPEKALLGLRGGLGLFCNLRPAILYKQLSDACPLKAEIIGEGLDLMVVRELTGGIYFGERGRSDDAAYDTMAYTVTEIERILRKAFEIAQKRSKRLCSVDKANILNTSQLWREVIKRVQVEYPDVEVSHLYVDNAAMQLVRNPGQFDVIVTENMFGDILSDEASQITGSIGMLPSASLREDSFGMYEPIHGSAPDIAGKDLANPIATILSVAMMLRYSFGLQAEAESIEKAVSKVLDGGYRTADIYTPGMKKVGTNDMGSLIAQAL; encoded by the coding sequence ATGAAAAAACATATAGCGGTGGTAAGTGGTGATGGAATCGGACCGGATATTATCCGGGAGGCTTTGAAGGTACTTGGTGCCGTTGGTGCGAAATTCGGCCATACTTTCACCACGTCCAGCTACCTGGCGGGAGGCGTCGCCCTTGATGCGGTAGGAATTCCCTTGCCGAAGGAGACCCTCGAAGGCTGCAAAAACAGCGACAGCGTGCTGCTGGGCGCCGTTGGCGGTCCGAAGTGGGATACCTTGGCCAGCAATCTCAGACCCGAGAAAGCCTTGCTCGGCCTGCGCGGGGGCTTGGGATTGTTCTGCAACCTGCGTCCCGCAATCCTTTACAAGCAACTCAGTGATGCTTGCCCGCTGAAAGCTGAGATCATCGGCGAGGGGCTGGACCTGATGGTGGTTCGCGAGCTTACCGGTGGCATCTATTTCGGTGAGCGGGGAAGAAGCGATGATGCGGCATACGATACCATGGCCTATACGGTCACCGAGATTGAACGCATACTTCGCAAGGCATTCGAAATCGCCCAGAAGCGGTCGAAGCGGCTGTGCAGTGTGGACAAGGCAAACATCCTGAACACCAGCCAGCTGTGGCGCGAAGTGATCAAACGGGTGCAGGTTGAGTATCCCGATGTCGAGGTAAGCCATCTGTACGTAGACAATGCAGCCATGCAGCTGGTCCGCAATCCGGGGCAGTTCGATGTAATCGTAACGGAGAACATGTTTGGTGACATTCTCAGTGATGAGGCCAGCCAAATTACCGGTTCGATCGGCATGCTTCCTTCAGCTTCCCTCAGGGAAGACAGTTTCGGCATGTATGAACCGATCCACGGTAGTGCCCCTGATATCGCAGGCAAGGACCTTGCCAACCCGATAGCAACCATTCTGTCGGTAGCAATGATGCTGCGCTACAGTTTTGGCTTGCAAGCTGAGGCTGAATCGATCGAGAAAGCTGTCTCCAAGGTGCTGGATGGAGGGTATCGTACTGCCGACATCTATACACCAGGTATGAAAAAAGTTGGTACGAACGATATGGGTTCGTTGATCGCCCAGGCCCTGTAA